A DNA window from Comamonas sp. 26 contains the following coding sequences:
- a CDS encoding virulence RhuM family protein, with amino-acid sequence MSEFLIYQAEDGKAQLSVLLDNEDLWLSQKQLTELFGKAKGTISEHIKHIFEDGELHEASVVRFYRTTAADGKSYEVAHYNLEMVLALGFRVRSQAGVRFRQWANAQLKEFIVKGFVLDDERLKNPPVAGSVVPDYFAQLLERVRDIRASERRMYLRVREIFAMAADYEPSLPETTTFFRIIQNKLHFAVTGKTAAEIIRDRVDAAQPNMGLATWKGQWLTKADVTVAKNYLTETEISELNRIVVMWLDFAEDQALRRKQVFLSDWTAKLDAFLQFNDRQVLSDAGKVTKKQADAKALAEYEKFAEQRRAMLEQQGEADAMNALINVSKALLSNDMPPSTTQRKKNP; translated from the coding sequence ATGAGCGAGTTCTTGATTTACCAAGCTGAAGACGGCAAAGCCCAGCTTTCCGTGCTGCTGGACAATGAAGATCTGTGGCTAAGCCAAAAGCAGCTGACTGAGCTGTTTGGCAAAGCTAAAGGTACGATCAGCGAGCACATCAAGCACATTTTTGAAGATGGTGAATTGCACGAAGCTTCAGTTGTTCGGTTTTACCGAACAACTGCCGCAGATGGCAAAAGCTACGAGGTAGCGCACTACAACCTAGAGATGGTGCTGGCCCTGGGCTTCCGAGTGCGCAGCCAGGCTGGCGTGCGCTTTCGGCAGTGGGCCAATGCCCAGTTGAAGGAGTTCATCGTCAAGGGCTTTGTGCTGGATGATGAACGGCTAAAGAACCCGCCTGTGGCTGGGTCAGTGGTGCCCGACTACTTTGCCCAACTGCTGGAGCGGGTGCGAGACATTCGCGCCAGCGAGCGGCGCATGTATTTGCGGGTGCGCGAAATTTTCGCCATGGCCGCAGATTACGAGCCCTCCTTGCCCGAAACCACTACGTTTTTCCGCATCATCCAAAACAAGCTGCACTTTGCAGTGACTGGCAAAACAGCCGCTGAAATCATTCGTGACCGTGTGGATGCCGCGCAGCCCAATATGGGCTTGGCCACTTGGAAAGGCCAATGGCTGACCAAGGCCGATGTGACCGTGGCCAAGAACTATCTGACAGAAACAGAAATCAGCGAACTTAACCGCATTGTGGTGATGTGGCTTGACTTTGCAGAAGACCAAGCCTTGCGCCGCAAGCAAGTGTTTTTGTCCGACTGGACTGCCAAGCTGGACGCATTCCTGCAATTCAACGACCGGCAAGTGTTGTCGGATGCCGGCAAAGTGACCAAAAAGCAGGCCGATGCCAAAGCATTGGCCGAGTATGAAAAATTTGCTGAGCAGCGCCGTGCCATGCTTGAGCAGCAGGGAGAGGCTGATGCAATGAACGCCTTGATCAACGTCAGCAAAGCGCTCCTGTCAAACGATATGCCACCCAGCACCACACAACGCAAAAAAAATCCATGA